The Mycobacterium sp. EPa45 genomic interval GACGCGCAGCTGCACATCCGGCCCTACACCTGGCCATACCCGGAAATATCCACGGCGGCAATGGTTTCCCCGTCCGGGCCGCGGCTTGCAGGGCAACTGGGTACCTCGCTGCTGTCGCTGTCGATGTCGGTGCCCGGCGGATTCGCAGCACTGGAGGACGCCTGGGGCATCGTCGTCGACCAGGCCGCCAAGGTCGGCAGGCCCGAGCCCGACCGCTCGTCGTGGCGGGTGCTGGGCATCATGCATCTGGCCGACACCCGCGAACAGGCGATCGACGACTGCACTTACGGACTGCAGGACTTCGCGAATTACTTCGGTGCGGCCGGATTCGTTCCGCTGTCCAACGAGGTGGACGCGGCAGAGCAGTCTCCGCGGGAGTTCGTCGCCGAGTACGCCGCCGGCGGCAACTGTTGCATAGGCACACCCGAAGATGCGATCGCCTACATCACCGACCTACTGGACCGATCGGGTGGCTTCGGCACATTCCTGATGCTCGGCCACGACTGGGCCGACCCTCAGGCCACCTACCACTCGTATGAGCTGTTCGCCCGGAAAGTCATGCCGCACTTCAAGGGTCAGCTGCACGCGCCGCGGGCATCGCACGACTGGGCGCAGCAGAAGCGCAACGATCTGTTCGGCCGCGCAGGTGAGGCGATCATGAAGGCGATCGGCGAGCACGCCGGCGAGCAGTCCTAGACGTGAGCCGACGTCGAGATTGACCTCACGCAGACACTTACCCGAACATTTCCTGCATAGATTCAATCTCGTTGCAGGGCTGCCCACCGAAAGTGGTCTACACCTCGGTCGGCGTCCCCGGCGTCAGCCAGCGGACACTCTCGACATCCGACAGTGTCTGGCGTGCAACATTTTCCGCCTCGCGAAAGTGCGTCCATCCCTCGTAGTGCACCGGCACTGCCACCCGTGGCCGCATCAGCCGAATCAACTCGGCGCCCTCGTGTGCGGTCATCGTGAAACGCACCGGCCCGGTGAAGCCGAAGCGCACCCCACCCAGATGCAGCAGGGCCACGTCGATCGGTAACCGCCGGGCCACCTCGCGCAGACCGTCGTAGAACACGGTGTCCCCGGACATCCACATTGCGGCGGTGTCCTCGCCGCGGCGATGCAGCGCGAATCCGTTGACTTTTCCCGTGATCGGCCCGCTGAACCTGGGACCGTGGCGGGCCGGGGTGGCAGTCACCGTCAGCGGCGGACGGCCGGGCGCTTCCAGCGTCATCGACGCCCAGTCCGCCAGGCCGCGGATGTTGGGCGCGGCCAGCCTGCGCGCGGCGGGCACGGTGGTGACGACGGTGCCGGCTTGGGAGAGCAAATGACGACCGGAGTCGTCGAGGTTGTCGGCGTGCTGGTCGTGGCTGAGCAACACCACGTCGACAGGCGCGACGACGTCGAGCGGGCGGGCCGGCCCGGAGACCTTGCGAGAGGACGTGCCCCAGCCGAACGTGTATCGGCGGCCGGGTGAGTCGAAGGTCGGGTCGGTCAGGATTCGCCAGCCATCGACCTCGATCAGCGTGGTGGGGCCGCCGAGATGGGTGAGCTGAAGCTTGGCCATGCCAAAAATCTAGTGCCGCGCGCTACGGTGTCTCCCATGCCCAACGCCGGACGTCGTGTCGTTGTTGCGCTCGCCGCGCTGGGAACGGCTGCCACCGTGCTCGCCGGTTGCGATTCCGCACCCGCGGTTCCCGCCAATCCACGGCAGGTGACCGTCGTCGGATCCGGCGAAGTCAAAGGTGTGCCGGACACCCTGACCACCGACGTGAGCGTCGAGGCCGCCGCGCCTGACGTCACCACCGCTATGAACCAGGCCAATGACCGCCAGAACGCGGTGCTCAATGCCCTCAACGCCAGCGGTGTCGAGGGCAAGGACATCAGCACCACCGGAGTCAGCCTGCAGCCGCAATATGGCGACAACTCGGTGATCACCGGATACCGGGCGAGCAATTCGATCCAGATCAAAATCCGCAAGCTCGACACCGCCTCGCAGGTGCTGGCCAATATCGTCACCGCAGGCGGTGACGCCACCCGGATCAACTCGGTGAGCTACTCCATCGAGGACGACGCCAAGTTGGTCGGCGACGCCAGGGCGCGGGCGTTCAACGACGCCAAGCAGCGCGCCCAGCAGTACGCCGACCTGTCGGGATTGTCGCTGGGCAAGATCATCTCGATCTCCGAGGCGCCCGGCGGCACACCGCCGCCGCCACCGCCGATGCCGCGCGGGGCGATGGCCAGTTCCGTTCCGCTGGCGCCCGGCCAACAGACCGTGGGCTTCTCGGTGACGGCGGTCTGGGAGCTCAGCTAATTCCGGATTTCGTGCGAATTCAAAAACGTATGAATTCATTTCGGGAGTCGTGTTCCGACGCTATTGCCAATTAACGCTTACGTCATTATCGTTTCCCGTCGAGGCACAGCTTAGGCACTCCGGGGGGAAATTCGTGGCTATTGCGGGTTCTAACACGTCGTCAGGTGCCGGTCGGCATCGCAGGGCAGCCCGGAAGCAACCTTCAATAAGGCAGTGGCTACGCATCGGTGCCGTGGGCTTGGGCTTAGGCGCTGCAGTCACCGTGGGGCAGGGAACTGCCGCGGCAGCACCTGACGACTCGTCCCACTCCGGAGCCCATGCCAACAACCGTGGCCACAGTTCATCACGCGCCGACAGTGCGCGCCCTCGTTCGAGCAGCCCCGCTCACCAAGATAAAACAGACACCCACGCACCGGACTCCGTCGCCTCAGGCGCCACCCGCATCGTGACGCTTCAATCGCCAAGCGCTCCTGCCCCGAATGCTCTGTTGAAAGCGGCATCTCAGTCGAGTCCCGTTGTGGGAGAGCCACTTCAGACCGCTACCAAGGCGCCCCGAGATGCCCTCAGCAACGTGATCGGCGATACGTTCGCCGCCCTGTCGGGCGCGGTTGGTGACGCGGAACTGTCGCTCAGCCGGCGCCGAGCCACCAGCCACGCTGCCGCAAATGCCGTCGGTACTGGCGGAACAGCGCGAACTGGCATGGGCTTGAGCCGCAGACAATTAGCGGTGGCCTCAGATGCAGCCGATCTGAGCGAAGCCGAACAAGAAGCAGCCGACGCCCAGTTCAATATGTCCTCCGGCTGGATCCCGGTAATAGGCACGGTCTACAACGCCGCTAGCCTCACAACGGACTTCCTTCAATTCGCTGGGGCAGTGGGACGCGGTGACATCCCGGACATCTTCGATGAAATCGCCGATATGGCAACAGATATCGTCGGGATGGTGCCCATCGTCGGTGGACCTCTGGCCGCGACGATCTACCACATCCGGGAAGCGCTTTCCGCGCCACCCAACAAAGCTCCGAGCGCCCTGGACGACAGCTTTACAACGAACGAAAACACTCCAGTCACGGGCAACATCCTGGCCAATGACACAGACGCGGAGGGCGATACGTTCACCGCCGCAATCGGTAGCCAGGGAACCTACGGCAGCGCAACTGTCGAAGCCGACGGTACGTTCACCTACGTGCCGGCCGTCAACTACGCCGGCGCAGACACCTTTACGTACACCGTCACCGACGGTGTGAATACCTCTACGGGCAAAGTCAGTATTACTGTCTCGTTGGATACCACTGTCCTACAACAACTTGCCGCGACGGGTGCCGCTCTGGTGAGCGAGAACAGCGACGGAACTGTCCGCGCAATCGA includes:
- a CDS encoding MBL fold metallo-hydrolase, producing the protein MAKLQLTHLGGPTTLIEVDGWRILTDPTFDSPGRRYTFGWGTSSRKVSGPARPLDVVAPVDVVLLSHDQHADNLDDSGRHLLSQAGTVVTTVPAARRLAAPNIRGLADWASMTLEAPGRPPLTVTATPARHGPRFSGPITGKVNGFALHRRGEDTAAMWMSGDTVFYDGLREVARRLPIDVALLHLGGVRFGFTGPVRFTMTAHEGAELIRLMRPRVAVPVHYEGWTHFREAENVARQTLSDVESVRWLTPGTPTEV
- a CDS encoding SIMPL domain-containing protein; translation: MPRATVSPMPNAGRRVVVALAALGTAATVLAGCDSAPAVPANPRQVTVVGSGEVKGVPDTLTTDVSVEAAAPDVTTAMNQANDRQNAVLNALNASGVEGKDISTTGVSLQPQYGDNSVITGYRASNSIQIKIRKLDTASQVLANIVTAGGDATRINSVSYSIEDDAKLVGDARARAFNDAKQRAQQYADLSGLSLGKIISISEAPGGTPPPPPPMPRGAMASSVPLAPGQQTVGFSVTAVWELS
- a CDS encoding LLM class flavin-dependent oxidoreductase, which translates into the protein MTGRPLNFGVFITPFHPVGQSPTVALEYDLERTVALDRLGFDEAWFGEHHSGGYELIACPEVFIAAAAERTKHIKLGTGVVSLPYHHPLMVADRWVLLDHLTRGRVIFGTGPGALPSDAYMMGIDPVEQRRMMQESLDAILALFRAGPDERVDRHSDWFTLRDAQLHIRPYTWPYPEISTAAMVSPSGPRLAGQLGTSLLSLSMSVPGGFAALEDAWGIVVDQAAKVGRPEPDRSSWRVLGIMHLADTREQAIDDCTYGLQDFANYFGAAGFVPLSNEVDAAEQSPREFVAEYAAGGNCCIGTPEDAIAYITDLLDRSGGFGTFLMLGHDWADPQATYHSYELFARKVMPHFKGQLHAPRASHDWAQQKRNDLFGRAGEAIMKAIGEHAGEQS